The Microbacterium sp. zg-Y1090 sequence CGACCGCGCGGGCGTGCCCGACGCTCCCCTCCACCCGATCGACGACGGTCACAACAGCGAGACGGCCAACCGGCCCTCGAACGTGATCGTCCCCGAGAAGGACGACGACACGAAGAAGTAACCCGGGCGCAGCCCGCAGACCGAAGGCCCCGGTGTCCGCACCGGGGCCTTCGTCGTCGCCGGCGCAGGCAGGATTCCGCCGCCTCCTGGCCGTTCGCCTGCTCGTCCGTCGAGCCCGCGACCCCCTAGCGTCGACCCATGACCTCCCCCGACGCCCACGCCCACTTCTCCGCGCGACTGGCCCACGAGACCGACCCGTCCGACGTCTACGCCGCGCAGCGCGCCGGAGACAGCTTCGTCCTGGTGGATGTGCGCAGCGACGCCGCATGGGCGCAGGGCCGCATTCCGGGAGCGATCCACCTCCCCTACCGGGACATCCCCGCACGGGCACGCGGCGAACTCGACAGCGCCGTGCCCGTCGTCGTCTACTGCTGGGGTCCCGGGTGCAACGCCGGCACGCGCGGCGCCCGGGAATTCGCCGCCGCAGGCTTCCGTGTGCGCGAGATGATCGGCGGCTACGAGTACTGGGCGCGCGAGGGGCAGCCGATCGAGAACGACGACGGTCCGCTCCCCCGTACGCTCGATCCGCTCACCACGGTGGTGCGCTGATCACGACGGACACGACCGCGCGCGGACGGTGAGCCGTGTCAGGCGCTCTCGAGCCCTTCGGCGAACCGCGCGGTGGCGGCGCCAGCGAAACGCACGGAAGCATCCGCCACGGTGCCGCTGGGCGCCGTGCTCACGTCGCAGACGACCGCCGTGGCGTTGTCGCGGGTGCCGGCATCCAGCGCCACCCGCACGACCCACTCCGCTGCCCGCTCAGGGGTCGGTGCGAGCTCGAGAAGGCGGGCGAGTTCGTCGAACGGCACGTAGTCGCTCACGCCGTCGCTGCACAGCAGCCAGCGATCGCCCGCGACCGGTTCGAGCTCGGCGACGCTGATGACGTCTTCCTCGCCACCTCCGAGCGAGGCGGTGATGATGTTGCGGCGCGGATCGACGGCGGCCTCCTCGGCACTGAGGATCCCCTGGTCCACCAGCGCCTGCACCAGGGAGTCGTCGCGGGTCTGCCGGCTGAGAGCGCCGTCGCGCCACAGATAGGCGCGGGAGTCCCCCGTATGGGCGAGGAGCAGCGAGCCGGCTTCGCTCAGCCACAGCCCGGTGAAGGTGGTCGCCATGCCGACGAGGGCGGGATCGCGGCGCGCATGGGCGCCGATGTCCCAGTTCGCCCAGCGCACGCGCTCCGCCAGCTGCTCCGCGTCACGCATGGGACCGGCGCCCACCACGAGGCGATGGAGCAGCGCCGCAGACGCCAAATCGCCTGCAGGGCCGCCACCGACGCCGTCGGCGACGCCCGCACCCCAGGATGCCGCGAAGGCGGCATCCTGGTTGACGGTGCGGAACTCACCGACGTCCGAGACGGCGGCGGCTCTGAGGCGAGCCGGCATGAGGATGATCAGCGGGCGAAGTAGCCGCGGTAGTACTCGAAGACCCAGCCCACGAGGGCGACCACGAACACGGCCAGGCCGATCGGGATCATGAACGTGCCCACGGCGAAGCCGATCATGGCCAGCGCAGCCGAGAAGGCCAGCACGATGGGCCACCACGACCACGGGCTGAACTCGCCCAGCTCAGGGTCACCGTCATCGATGTCGGCCGTGAGGATGTCCTCGGGCAGCTCGCCGCCCTGGGCTTTGTGCACGCGGCTCACGTAGAAGCCGATGAGAGCGGCCATGAACACCGAGAAGAACAGCGCCACGGTGCCGACCCACTCGATGGCCTGGTTCCACGGGAGGCTGGGGTGGGCGATGATGTTCCACCCCGTGTAGACGACGGCGACGATCAGGAAGAAGACCGCGAGGAGCCACCAGAGGTTGACGTTCGTCTTCATGCCTACTTCACCTCTCCCTCGTTGACGTCGACAACGGGCGCATCGGGGGCATCCTTCGCCGGTCCGACGCCCACGGGCACGGCCGCTTCAGGGTGGTTCAGGTCGAATGCGGGCCGCTCGCTGCGGATGCGCGGGATCGACGTGAAGTTGTGGCGCGGCGGCGGGCAACTCGTGGCCCACTCCAGCGATCCGCCGTAGCCCCACGGGTCGTTGACCGTGACGCGCGGCGC is a genomic window containing:
- a CDS encoding rhodanese-like domain-containing protein, which encodes MTSPDAHAHFSARLAHETDPSDVYAAQRAGDSFVLVDVRSDAAWAQGRIPGAIHLPYRDIPARARGELDSAVPVVVYCWGPGCNAGTRGAREFAAAGFRVREMIGGYEYWAREGQPIENDDGPLPRTLDPLTTVVR
- a CDS encoding PP2C family protein-serine/threonine phosphatase; translated protein: MPARLRAAAVSDVGEFRTVNQDAAFAASWGAGVADGVGGGPAGDLASAALLHRLVVGAGPMRDAEQLAERVRWANWDIGAHARRDPALVGMATTFTGLWLSEAGSLLLAHTGDSRAYLWRDGALSRQTRDDSLVQALVDQGILSAEEAAVDPRRNIITASLGGGEEDVISVAELEPVAGDRWLLCSDGVSDYVPFDELARLLELAPTPERAAEWVVRVALDAGTRDNATAVVCDVSTAPSGTVADASVRFAGAATARFAEGLESA
- a CDS encoding cytochrome c oxidase subunit 4 yields the protein MKTNVNLWWLLAVFFLIVAVVYTGWNIIAHPSLPWNQAIEWVGTVALFFSVFMAALIGFYVSRVHKAQGGELPEDILTADIDDGDPELGEFSPWSWWPIVLAFSAALAMIGFAVGTFMIPIGLAVFVVALVGWVFEYYRGYFAR